The Pyrus communis chromosome 8, drPyrComm1.1, whole genome shotgun sequence region aaaagtaaaatgaatagtaccatgattgactttttaatgtaaaaatgtggttttttattaaagtgaacagtaccaaaaacttttcgttaaagttccttttttTAAAACGCAGAAATAAATTCCATCTTTAAAAGTGTTCATAATTAGTATTGTATGTGACAGTTTTATAgtacttaaaaaaattaattcgtTTCAACCaacttttttagttttagttttcatcttaaaatattattatccAAAACTTGTCTCTTTTACTAAATTATGGCTGCATAAATAAGTGCCAcctatgtcacatcccggtccgggacgaatcacttcccgagcctgctccaccaccgtagcacgatattgtccgctttgggcttaccattccctcacggttttgtttttgggaactcacaagcaacttcccagtgggtcacccatcatgggattgctctagcccccttctcgcttaacttcagagttcctacgaaacctgaagccagtgagctcccaaaaggcctcgtgctaggtagagatggaaatatacatttaaggatcactcccctgggcgatgtgggatgtcacaatccaccccccttaggggcccgacgtcctcgtcgacacacatgcgaccagggttaggctctgataccaatttgtcacatcccggcccgggacggatcacttcccgggcccactccaccaccgtagcacgatattgtccgctttgggcttaccattccctcacggttttgtttttgggaactcacgagcaacttcccagtgggtcacccatcatgggattgctctagccccttctcgcttaacttcggagttcctacggaacccgaagccagtgagttctcaaaaggcctcgtgctaggtaaggatgtgaatatacatttaaggatcactcccctgggcgatgcgggatgtcacaacctaagTTTCGTGTTTAGTAACTCTAGATAAAATGAGACTTTTAAAACCTAAGTTAACAATTGAGACCCTTTTTAAGATAAAATTTACTAACTCTAGCTAGATGCTAAGCAAATGTGTTTGCGTACCtgtttgtggatgcaaatttcttactccttgttcttggacaaaattacacttacaaaacaaataacaccttaggtcaaggccaagagccttacGCACCTACGATGAATGGAGGTGGGGggactttggccgaagaacctccgatgccaaagttagaatttagagagaagtGTTTGGAGAGCTTTTGAGAGTTTTGTAAGAGCGTGGAactaggtttttagagaaaagtGGGTCATATTTATAGGGCATGGCCGGTCATCTTTGGAAAAAGAGTGGCCGGCCCTTTATGTGTTTTTGGGTGTTATTTGGTGATTTAATTAGCAATTAATATATTGATtaggaataaatatattaattggctaattaaaagGAATGTTTTTTGGGAGGTTATGGAATGAAAGCTtaattgattagctaaaagaggaaaaaagagGTAAAAGTATATggaatgaaataggttttgggaATTACCTTGTAAAAGGGATTTAATGAGATGAATTTTGAATTATTACATTTTTTGGGcatttttgacttggttgagggataaTTGCTCgctgctcgcgcgtaggaatcctagtatgcctcaagggtatttttgttctcttttatccaaaaatccacgtgtcgtcttgtgattattttttgctccagaCTGTTCATTTTGTATAGGATAATATTTGGGTACTCACTGTTTGTTACTCACTTTTTGATTTTGTTCAATAATATTTTaacatgttttattgttttaaaaaataattgacatattattaatttttcttaggTGTTAAAAATCAAGGAACACGtgatatttttcaattgtgAGCTCATAAATGAGTACTAAGTGTTATCCTTTTGCATTAAGTGTTTGAGACTTAATCTAACAAGCCATTAATAAAACTgaacctaataattttttttttttaacaagccatttttttttttttaacaaatgatttttttttacattaggGGAAGAGGGTGGGCTTAGcatcataatgggctagcaataattgGCGAAAATCGAACGTAAGATCTcacacttacaagtaaagaggagtATCACtacaccgtagtactaagtgccAATTGAACTCCTCCCTCCCTTtagtgagaggttttatgttcgaatcttgtggatgccgaattcgataccaaattaggttgtatGGCTTAACTGAATTCCTCCATTCTCtaaatgtaaaatatattgttatattaaaaaaaaaattggctacTGAACCTAATAATTGTTAAAACCGCATACAAGTTGGATTAGGACTATGCCTCATTTTGAGCTGGAtagaaccgaaaaaaaaaaaaaaaaaaaaaaaaccatttataaaGAGTGTTCATAGGAGACAGATATAAAAATGTCCTATTATATTTGTCAATAGAATCACAATCTGTCTTCTATCTCTTGGAAAAGGTTCCTCGTCGGAtcatttttgtgaggattccgaaGATCCCGTGATCATGACCGTTTATAATATATCGtatgatcagaaattatttttaaatttaaaatttaaaattaaatataaataatacctatttttccctatcttttgcGTAAATATAAGAGACAAAAGTTGGTCAGTAGATATTTACCTAATATAGTATTCAATATATAAGAACCTTTATCTGTTCCAAAATGATTTTTACTTACCCTTTCGTTTTGTTGTATTTGCAATTCctagctttttttttccttggaaattaatatcaaatttgaaatttctggAATCTAgattaatttgaatttcaaaagtaCGGAAGTTGTACGGCTTCATCTATAtcaagataaaaaaatataccATATCCATGGCTCTCTCTACATAATCCATATTTTTATAGCACTCATCTTTGTATTTAATGTATTTTACGGGAATTGGATATGAGAAAATAGAACCATATTTGAGTATTTTGTCACTTATTATTACGGTTTAATAATATGTTTTTATTGGGTAAATGCTatgaagattaaatttgtagaaaaaatgttagaaaataaaagatatagaagttgatgattggtttattacttaatcgttgataaacgtgttcattcttattgataacacatcatttaatttacaaattttatcttcaaatttagtCTATTTAGCATTATCTATTTTTATTACATGGTTGATTTGAGTGAGTACTTGCAGGGTAATGTTGTCGTTGGGTTCTGTGCCACAAGAAGGGCTTTCTTTAGCCCTGCACAAGttcaacacatgcatggagTATTAATTCGACGGAACTGCGCGATGAGAATACGATGAACAACGTGCCGCCAGTGGTTTCTGTGCCGGCAGAACCCCATTGTTGAGCATGGGAAGGAAATGGGGTCAATGTCGAACCAGTTCGGTTTTTTGTTGGTGGTAGTTTGTGGTTTTGGTTGGTGGGTTGGTTTTGGTTTAGTGCATGTAATCAAAAAATCTAACTGTTTCCTTCACTAGCTTTCGAAATAATACAAATGATACCCAAGTGGATGTAATCAGTTATCTTTCCTACACGGTTGATCTGAAACAATACTTGCCGGATTGGGTTATTGTCGGTTTCTCTGCTGCAACAGGTAATGAAGTTGCTGCGCATAAGGTCGTCTCATGGAATTTTACATCAACAGCTCTGGTTGATTTGGATGAAACAGACAACACACCACTAATTCCTGCACCAAGCCCCGGTGTTCAACCCAAGTCAGGAAATGCCAATAGTGGACTCCTGATTGGTTTGGGTATTGTCGGGTCCCTAATCTTGGTtggtgggttgggtttggtttggttcattTTCTGCAAGAAGAGGAAGGCAGTTGAGGAACGTGATGAGAATCCTTTTCTTAATAACTTGATCGATGAGGAAATTGAAAAGGGGGCTGGTCCGAGGAAGTTCTCTTACCGCGAGTTGGCTCAAGCGACAAGTAATTTTGAGGAGGGCAAGAAGTTGGGAGAGGGAGGATTCGGAGTGGTTTATAAGGGCTTCATAAAAGACTTACACTCATATGTTGCTGTTAAGAAGATATCCAGCGGATCTAAACAAGGGTTGAAGGAGTATGCATCAGAAGTAAGGATCATCAGTAGGCTTAGACACCGGAATTTGGTACAACTTATTGGTTGGTGCCATGAAGAGAGCAAACTACTACTCGTCTATGAGTTCATGTCCAACGGTAGTTTAGATTCCCATCTTTTTAAAGAAACACGCTTGTTATCTTGGCCGGCAAGATACAAGATAGTTCAAGGTTTAGCCTCAGGGTTATTTTATTTACATGAACAATGGGAACAATGTGTATTGCACAGGGATATCAAGTCTAGCAATGTTATGCTGGATTCAAACTTCAATGTAAAACTTGGGGATTTCGGGTTAGCTCGACTTGTGGACCATGGAAAACAGTCACAGACAACAGTTGTGGCAGGAACCAGGGGCTACATGGCTTTGGAATATATTACCACAGGAAGGGCTAGCAAGGAATCAGATGTCTACAGTTTTGGAGTTGTTGCTTTGGAAATAGCCTGCGGGAGAAAAGCCATCGATCTCAGTTTAGAAAGTAGTCAAATTGAAATAGTGGAGGGGGTCTGGGAGCTTTACGGAGAAGGGAAATTTATTCAAGCAGGCGATCCAAAACTCAACGGACATTTTGATGAGGAACAGATGGAGCGCTTGATGATTGTTGGGCTGTGGTGTGCTCACCCGGATTTTCATTTCAGACCTTCAGTACAACAAGCGATTCAAGTGCTTAACTCCGAAG contains the following coding sequences:
- the LOC137742809 gene encoding L-type lectin-domain containing receptor kinase IX.1-like; its protein translation is NLTVSFTSFRNNTNDTQVDVISYLSYTVDLKQYLPDWVIVGFSAATGNEVAAHKVVSWNFTSTALVDLDETDNTPLIPAPSPGVQPKSGNANSGLLIGLGIVGSLILVGGLGLVWFIFCKKRKAVEERDENPFLNNLIDEEIEKGAGPRKFSYRELAQATSNFEEGKKLGEGGFGVVYKGFIKDLHSYVAVKKISSGSKQGLKEYASEVRIISRLRHRNLVQLIGWCHEESKLLLVYEFMSNGSLDSHLFKETRLLSWPARYKIVQGLASGLFYLHEQWEQCVLHRDIKSSNVMLDSNFNVKLGDFGLARLVDHGKQSQTTVVAGTRGYMALEYITTGRASKESDVYSFGVVALEIACGRKAIDLSLESSQIEIVEGVWELYGEGKFIQAGDPKLNGHFDEEQMERLMIVGLWCAHPDFHFRPSVQQAIQVLNSEVALPNLPSKMPVATYFAPATSLSIFSTDTISSERGQTNSQDIVKAL